A single genomic interval of Plantibacter sp. Leaf314 harbors:
- the abc-f gene encoding ribosomal protection-like ABC-F family protein, whose product MLSVHDLEIRVGARVLMEHVNFRVSAGDKIGLVGRNGAGKTTLTKTLAGETLPTNGKIDRGGEIGYLPQDPRSGNPEDLARTRILDARGLGQLALGMHESSMAMASDDPKVAEAAMKKYGNLTDRFNALGGYAAEAEAASIASNLNLPDRILDQQLKTLSGGQRRRIELARILFSDAETLILDEPTNHLDADSVVWLREFLKQYKGGFIVISHDIELVGETVNRVFYLDANRTVIDIYNMNWKNYQRQREADEERRKKERTNVEKKATALQLQAAKFGAKASKAAAAHQMVARAERMLSGLEEVRAQDRVAKLRFPTPAPCGRTPLMASNLSKSYGSLEIFTAVDLAIDRGSKVVILGFNGAGKTTLLRILAGVDQPDTGQLEPGHGLRIGYYAQEHETIDVKRSVLENMVSSSPNITEMEARKVLGSFLFTGDDSNKLAGVLSGGEKTRLALAMIVVSGANMLLLDEPTNNLDPASRLEILDALAHYEGAVVLVSHDEGAVEALNPERVLILPDGVEDHWNKDYQDLVSLA is encoded by the coding sequence GTGCTGAGTGTGCACGACCTCGAGATCCGCGTGGGGGCACGCGTGCTCATGGAGCACGTGAACTTCCGCGTGTCCGCCGGCGACAAGATCGGCCTCGTCGGCCGCAACGGCGCCGGGAAGACCACCCTGACCAAGACCCTGGCCGGCGAGACCCTGCCGACCAACGGCAAGATCGATCGTGGCGGGGAGATCGGCTACCTCCCGCAGGATCCGCGTTCCGGCAACCCCGAGGACCTCGCCCGCACCCGCATCCTCGACGCCCGCGGCCTCGGCCAGCTCGCGCTCGGCATGCACGAGTCGAGCATGGCCATGGCGAGCGACGACCCAAAGGTCGCCGAAGCCGCCATGAAGAAGTACGGCAACCTCACGGACCGGTTCAACGCCCTCGGGGGATACGCCGCCGAGGCCGAAGCCGCGTCGATCGCGTCGAACCTGAATCTGCCCGACCGCATCCTCGACCAGCAGCTGAAGACGCTCTCCGGAGGACAGCGCCGCCGCATCGAACTCGCGCGCATCCTCTTCTCCGACGCCGAGACGCTCATCCTCGACGAGCCGACCAACCACCTGGACGCCGACTCGGTCGTGTGGCTGCGGGAGTTCCTCAAGCAGTACAAGGGCGGGTTCATCGTGATCTCGCACGACATCGAGCTCGTGGGGGAGACGGTCAACCGGGTCTTCTACCTCGATGCGAACCGCACCGTCATCGACATCTACAACATGAATTGGAAGAACTACCAGCGGCAGCGCGAGGCCGACGAGGAGCGCCGGAAGAAGGAGCGCACCAACGTCGAGAAGAAGGCGACCGCGCTCCAGCTCCAGGCGGCCAAGTTCGGTGCGAAGGCCAGCAAGGCGGCCGCGGCGCACCAGATGGTCGCACGCGCTGAGCGGATGCTCTCCGGCCTCGAGGAGGTCCGCGCCCAGGATCGCGTCGCGAAGCTGCGGTTCCCGACCCCGGCCCCCTGCGGCCGCACGCCGCTCATGGCGAGCAACCTGTCGAAGAGCTACGGATCACTCGAGATCTTCACGGCGGTCGACCTCGCGATCGACCGCGGATCGAAGGTCGTAATCCTCGGGTTCAACGGTGCGGGCAAGACCACGCTGCTGCGGATCCTGGCCGGTGTGGACCAGCCCGACACCGGTCAGCTCGAGCCCGGTCACGGGCTGCGGATCGGCTACTACGCCCAGGAACACGAGACGATCGACGTCAAGCGCAGCGTCCTGGAGAACATGGTCTCCTCGTCGCCGAACATCACCGAGATGGAAGCGCGCAAGGTGCTCGGTTCGTTCCTGTTCACCGGCGACGACTCCAACAAGCTCGCGGGGGTGCTCTCCGGTGGTGAGAAGACGCGACTCGCCCTCGCGATGATCGTCGTCTCGGGAGCGAACATGCTCCTGCTCGACGAACCGACCAACAACCTCGACCCGGCCAGCCGGCTGGAGATCCTCGACGCGCTCGCCCACTACGAGGGCGCGGTCGTACTCGTCAGCCACGACGAGGGAGCGGTCGAGGCATTGAACCCGGAACGGGTCCTCATCCTGCCCGACGGCGTCGAGGACCACTGGAACAAGGACTACCAGGACCTCGTCAGTCTGGCCTGA
- a CDS encoding MalY/PatB family protein — MTETVSADPLDLLRTRTSEKWSEYPDDVLPMFVAEMDVPLAPVIRAALHAAIDRGDAGYVASRTRLPEAFADFASRRWGWEVDPGSVFTTADVSMGIVEILRRVITPGERVVVTSPVYPPFFDLVAEAGGVVADVPLRGSSRREDPAGGLRLDLDALETAFRDGAKAFLLCNPHNPIGRPHTVEELRSVASLAARYGVVVVSDEIHAPLTQPGERFVPYLSVSEEAAANGYAVLSASKAWNLAGLKCAVMVTAGAGPRSVIAGMPVEVFWRTGQFGVLASIAAFESGEPWLDGLLGLIDGNRRLLGDLLSAELPEIGYRMPAAGYLAWLDCSTLGWSEPPARHILRVAKVALQEGAPFGPSGAGHARLNLACSPELLTEAIRRISALR; from the coding sequence ATGACCGAGACCGTTTCCGCCGACCCCCTCGACCTGCTCCGCACCCGGACGAGCGAGAAGTGGTCCGAGTACCCGGACGACGTCCTGCCGATGTTCGTCGCGGAGATGGACGTCCCGCTCGCGCCCGTGATCCGCGCCGCACTCCACGCTGCGATCGATCGCGGGGACGCCGGATACGTGGCGAGCCGCACGCGACTTCCCGAGGCGTTCGCCGACTTCGCGTCACGACGCTGGGGGTGGGAGGTGGACCCCGGATCCGTCTTCACCACCGCCGACGTCAGCATGGGCATCGTGGAGATCCTCCGTCGTGTCATCACCCCGGGGGAACGGGTCGTCGTCACGTCCCCGGTGTACCCGCCATTCTTCGACCTCGTCGCCGAGGCCGGTGGGGTCGTCGCCGACGTGCCGCTGCGCGGTTCGAGTCGTCGGGAGGACCCGGCCGGTGGGCTCCGCCTCGATCTCGATGCCCTGGAGACCGCGTTCCGTGACGGCGCGAAGGCCTTCCTGCTCTGCAACCCGCACAACCCGATCGGGCGCCCGCACACGGTCGAGGAACTCCGCTCCGTCGCCTCGCTCGCCGCCCGCTACGGGGTCGTGGTGGTGAGCGATGAGATCCACGCGCCGCTCACGCAGCCCGGCGAGCGGTTCGTCCCTTACCTGAGTGTCTCGGAGGAGGCTGCGGCGAACGGATACGCCGTCCTGTCAGCGAGCAAGGCCTGGAATCTGGCAGGCCTGAAGTGCGCGGTCATGGTGACGGCTGGTGCCGGTCCGCGGAGCGTGATCGCCGGTATGCCGGTCGAGGTCTTCTGGCGCACCGGTCAGTTCGGCGTGCTGGCCTCGATCGCGGCGTTCGAATCCGGGGAACCGTGGCTCGACGGCCTTCTGGGTCTCATCGATGGGAATCGACGCCTGCTGGGTGACCTCCTGAGCGCCGAGCTCCCGGAGATCGGTTACCGCATGCCCGCCGCCGGCTATCTGGCCTGGCTCGACTGCTCCACTCTCGGTTGGTCGGAACCGCCCGCCCGTCACATCCTGCGGGTGGCGAAGGTCGCTCTGCAGGAGGGAGCGCCGTTCGGTCCGTCCGGCGCCGGCCATGCACGGTTGAACCTCGCCTGTTCGCCGGAGCTGCTGACCGAGGCCATCCGACGGATCTCGGCGCTGCGCTGA
- a CDS encoding metal-sulfur cluster assembly factor: protein MVTTLSPQRFDEVEEALKDVMDPELGVNVVDLGLIYDLGWDDENDALIIHMTLTSAGCPLTDVLEEQTGQALDGIVDAFRINWVWMPPWGPERITDDGRDMMRALGFSI, encoded by the coding sequence ATGGTAACAACGCTCAGTCCGCAACGATTCGACGAGGTCGAAGAAGCACTCAAGGACGTCATGGACCCCGAGCTCGGGGTGAACGTGGTCGACCTCGGTCTCATCTACGATCTCGGTTGGGATGACGAGAACGACGCGCTCATCATCCACATGACCCTGACCTCCGCCGGCTGTCCGCTCACGGACGTGCTGGAGGAACAGACCGGTCAGGCGCTCGACGGGATCGTCGACGCGTTCCGCATCAACTGGGTCTGGATGCCGCCGTGGGGTCCCGAGCGGATCACGGACGACGGCCGCGACATGATGCGAGCCCTCGGCTTCTCGATCTGA
- the sufC gene encoding Fe-S cluster assembly ATPase SufC, translated as MSVLEIRDLHVSVETEQGTKPILRGVDLTIRKGETHAIMGPNGSGKSTLAYTIAGHPKYTVDSGSITLDGEDVLAMSVDERARAGLFLAMQYPVEIPGVTVTNFLRTAKTAVDGEAPAIRGWIKDVRESMSNLRMEPAFAERNVNEGFSGGEKKRHEILQLELLKPQFAVLDETDSGLDVDALKIVSEGVNRAKENTGLGVLLITHYTRILRYIKPDFVHVFVAGKIAEQGGPELADRLENEGYDRFLVDAVVAPEGA; from the coding sequence ATGTCAGTCCTCGAAATCCGCGACCTGCACGTCAGTGTCGAAACCGAACAGGGCACGAAGCCGATCCTGCGTGGCGTCGACCTCACCATCCGCAAGGGCGAGACGCACGCCATCATGGGTCCCAACGGCTCGGGCAAGTCGACGCTCGCGTACACGATCGCCGGTCACCCGAAGTACACCGTCGACAGCGGCTCGATCACCCTCGACGGTGAGGACGTCCTCGCGATGAGCGTCGACGAGCGTGCGCGCGCCGGACTCTTCCTGGCCATGCAGTACCCGGTCGAGATCCCCGGTGTCACGGTCACCAACTTCCTCCGCACCGCGAAGACCGCGGTCGACGGCGAGGCACCGGCCATCCGTGGCTGGATCAAGGACGTCCGCGAGTCGATGAGCAACCTGCGCATGGAGCCGGCCTTCGCCGAGCGGAACGTGAACGAGGGCTTCTCGGGCGGCGAGAAGAAGCGCCACGAGATCCTGCAGCTCGAGCTGCTCAAGCCGCAGTTCGCCGTCCTCGACGAGACCGACTCCGGTCTCGACGTCGACGCGCTCAAGATCGTCTCCGAGGGCGTCAACCGCGCCAAGGAGAACACCGGTCTCGGCGTCTTGCTCATCACGCACTACACGCGCATCCTCCGCTACATCAAGCCGGACTTCGTGCACGTCTTCGTCGCCGGCAAGATCGCCGAACAGGGCGGTCCCGAGCTCGCCGACCGACTCGAGAACGAAGGGTACGACCGCTTCCTCGTCGACGCCGTCGTGGCTCCGGAAGGCGCCTGA
- a CDS encoding non-heme iron oxygenase ferredoxin subunit: MATKVCSFDELAVNQAKRVVVDGVPIALVRDASDDVFAIGDVCTHGDISLSEGFVEDGNLECWAHGSQFSLTTGKPLTLPAYEPVPVYTVELIDGDIYIDPTATKEI, translated from the coding sequence ATGGCGACGAAGGTGTGCTCGTTCGACGAGCTCGCCGTGAACCAGGCCAAGCGGGTCGTGGTGGACGGCGTGCCGATCGCCCTCGTCCGGGACGCGTCTGACGACGTGTTCGCCATCGGGGACGTCTGCACCCACGGCGACATCTCGCTGTCCGAAGGCTTCGTCGAAGACGGCAACCTCGAATGCTGGGCTCACGGTTCGCAGTTCTCGCTCACCACGGGCAAGCCGTTGACCCTGCCGGCCTATGAGCCGGTCCCCGTCTACACCGTCGAGCTCATCGACGGCGACATCTACATCGACCCGACCGCAACGAAAGAGATCTAG
- the sufD gene encoding Fe-S cluster assembly protein SufD, whose amino-acid sequence MTTAAPTQTEGQHGITAHSDGAGRVIPVQTRSERFSSYDVADFPAVTGREAVWKLSPVAKFTDLTAGELDGSPTPVQHDDVDGFGIEWIGRDDARVGSAGVPEERASANAWSSFEHALAISVTGEETKTLRIERSALGGGPRAAHTVITAAPFSRGLIIIENSGDARLTENVEIVVGEQADVTVVSVQWWDDEAVHLASHFASIGRDAHLKHVVVSLGGKVVRVNPTLHLSGQGSDLDSLGVYFSDAGQHLEQQVYMHHDAPNTRGRVTYKGALQGEGARSVWIGDVLISNRAVATDSYEQNRNLVLSDGTRADSVPNLEIETGDIAGAGHASATGRFDDEQLFYLQARGIPEDEARRLVVRGFLVEIIQQIGDAELQERLSAAIEAELLGADGQDDGGAQH is encoded by the coding sequence ATGACGACTGCAGCACCGACTCAGACCGAAGGACAGCACGGCATCACGGCACACAGCGACGGCGCAGGACGCGTCATCCCGGTGCAGACCCGATCGGAGCGCTTCAGCTCCTATGATGTGGCCGACTTCCCAGCGGTGACGGGACGCGAGGCGGTCTGGAAGCTCAGCCCGGTCGCGAAGTTCACCGACCTCACCGCGGGGGAGCTCGACGGCTCGCCCACCCCGGTCCAGCACGACGACGTCGACGGCTTCGGCATCGAGTGGATCGGTCGTGACGACGCGCGCGTCGGATCGGCTGGTGTTCCGGAGGAGCGCGCATCGGCGAACGCGTGGTCGAGTTTCGAGCATGCGCTCGCGATCTCGGTCACCGGTGAGGAGACCAAGACCCTCCGCATCGAGCGCAGCGCGCTCGGCGGTGGCCCTCGCGCCGCGCACACGGTCATCACGGCCGCACCGTTCAGCCGCGGCCTGATCATCATCGAGAACTCCGGCGACGCGCGCCTCACGGAGAACGTCGAGATCGTCGTCGGCGAGCAGGCGGACGTGACCGTCGTGTCGGTGCAGTGGTGGGACGACGAAGCCGTGCACCTCGCGAGCCACTTCGCCTCCATCGGCCGCGACGCGCACCTCAAGCACGTCGTCGTGTCCCTCGGTGGCAAGGTCGTCCGAGTGAACCCCACGCTGCACCTCTCCGGTCAGGGCTCCGATCTCGACTCACTGGGCGTCTACTTCTCCGATGCGGGCCAGCACCTCGAGCAGCAGGTGTACATGCACCACGACGCTCCGAACACCCGGGGCCGCGTGACCTACAAGGGCGCCTTGCAGGGTGAGGGCGCCCGGTCCGTCTGGATCGGCGACGTCCTCATCAGCAACCGTGCCGTCGCCACGGACAGCTACGAGCAGAACCGCAACCTGGTCCTCTCGGACGGCACTCGTGCCGACTCCGTTCCGAACCTCGAGATCGAGACCGGCGACATCGCCGGAGCCGGCCACGCGAGCGCGACCGGACGCTTCGACGACGAGCAGCTCTTCTACCTGCAGGCGCGAGGCATCCCCGAGGACGAAGCACGGCGACTCGTCGTCCGTGGATTCCTCGTCGAGATCATCCAGCAGATCGGCGACGCCGAGCTGCAGGAGCGCCTCTCGGCGGCCATCGAAGCAGAGCTGTTGGGCGCCGACGGACAGGACGACGGCGGAGCGCAGCACTGA
- the sufB gene encoding Fe-S cluster assembly protein SufB, producing the protein MSDILIDRPELAGLGQYEFGWHDGDVAGASARRGISTEVVADISALKSEPDWMLQRRLKALQLFERKPMPTWGADLSEIDFENIKYFVRSTEKQAQTWEDLPDDIKNTYEKLGIPEAERQRLVSGVAAQYESEVVYHQINEELEAQGVIFMDTDTALREHPEFFEEYFGTVIPSGDNKFAALNTAVWSGGSFVYVPPGVHVEIPLQAYFRINTENMGQFERTLIIADEGSYVHYIEGCTAPIYKSDSLHSAVVEIIVKKNARVRYTTIQNWSNNVYNLVTKRATAAEGATMEWIDGNIGSKVTMKYPSIYLMGEHAKGETLSVAFAGPGQHQDAGAKMIHMAPYTQSSIVSKSIARGGGRAGYRGEVRVDANAHHSANTVRCDALLVDTISRSDTYPAIDIRVDDVQLGHEATVSKVSEEQLFYLMSRGMPEDEAMAMIVRGFIEPIARELPMEYALELNKLIEMGMEGSVG; encoded by the coding sequence ATGTCAGACATCCTGATCGATCGCCCAGAGCTCGCCGGACTCGGCCAATACGAGTTCGGATGGCACGACGGCGACGTCGCCGGCGCCTCAGCGCGCCGCGGTATCTCCACCGAGGTCGTGGCCGACATCTCCGCGCTGAAGAGCGAACCGGACTGGATGCTGCAGCGGCGCCTCAAGGCCCTGCAGCTGTTCGAGCGCAAGCCCATGCCGACATGGGGCGCCGACCTCTCCGAGATCGACTTCGAGAACATCAAGTACTTCGTCCGCTCGACCGAGAAGCAGGCCCAGACCTGGGAAGACCTGCCGGACGACATCAAGAACACCTACGAGAAGCTCGGCATCCCCGAGGCCGAGCGCCAGCGCCTCGTCTCCGGCGTCGCCGCGCAGTACGAGTCCGAGGTGGTCTACCACCAGATCAACGAGGAACTCGAGGCGCAGGGTGTCATCTTCATGGACACCGACACCGCGTTGCGCGAGCACCCCGAGTTCTTCGAGGAGTACTTCGGCACGGTCATCCCGTCCGGCGACAACAAGTTCGCGGCGCTGAACACGGCCGTGTGGTCCGGTGGCTCCTTCGTCTACGTGCCGCCCGGCGTGCACGTGGAGATCCCGCTGCAGGCCTACTTCCGGATCAACACCGAGAACATGGGCCAGTTCGAGCGGACGCTGATCATCGCCGACGAGGGCAGCTACGTGCACTACATCGAGGGCTGCACCGCGCCGATCTACAAGTCGGACTCGCTGCACTCCGCGGTCGTCGAGATCATCGTCAAGAAGAACGCGCGTGTGCGGTACACGACCATCCAGAACTGGTCGAACAACGTCTACAACCTGGTCACGAAGCGTGCCACGGCCGCTGAGGGCGCGACCATGGAGTGGATCGACGGCAACATCGGATCCAAGGTCACGATGAAGTACCCGTCCATCTACCTCATGGGCGAGCACGCCAAGGGCGAGACCCTGTCCGTCGCGTTCGCCGGCCCCGGCCAGCACCAGGACGCCGGCGCCAAGATGATCCACATGGCTCCGTACACGCAGTCGTCGATCGTGTCGAAGTCGATCGCCCGTGGTGGCGGCCGTGCCGGCTACCGCGGTGAGGTCCGGGTCGACGCCAACGCCCACCACTCGGCCAACACCGTGCGGTGCGACGCGCTCCTCGTCGACACCATCTCCCGGAGCGACACCTACCCGGCGATCGACATCCGCGTGGACGACGTCCAGCTCGGACACGAGGCGACGGTGTCGAAGGTCAGCGAAGAGCAGCTCTTCTACCTGATGAGCCGCGGCATGCCGGAGGACGAGGCCATGGCCATGATCGTCCGCGGCTTCATCGAGCCGATCGCCCGCGAGCTGCCCATGGAGTACGCACTCGAACTCAACAAGCTCATCGAGATGGGCATGGAAGGATCCGTCGGTTAA
- a CDS encoding heme A synthase, with the protein MSDHSKTASRATPPRSLPERVRATRFWQWLPTTIDKRVRVVAWFSFAFQLVLIGTGGAVRLTASGLGCPTWPRCTDDSFVNTPEMGIHGIIEFGNRLLTFVLAIIVIAAFLAVIRMRRQRPDLFRLTLLQGLSIPAQAVLGGITVLTGLNPYVVGLHFVISIVLVALATMLVHRVYRGPRGAVKVMPGWYLGVVHLTSLFVAVTVVFGILTTGSGPHAGDNSKKVPAPRNGFDPEFLQHLHSWPAYATLAGTVVLLIGAIVLGARRGSRGVRTAVTTLLAVEVAQIVVGLTQARLGLPEVLVGLHMVLAGLLVAAMTWVVLQQRIPVRTASNDERPVSLSAAR; encoded by the coding sequence GTGTCAGACCACTCCAAGACCGCCAGTCGCGCGACGCCGCCGCGCAGCCTCCCCGAGCGGGTGCGCGCCACGCGGTTCTGGCAGTGGTTGCCGACGACGATCGACAAGCGGGTGCGGGTCGTCGCCTGGTTCTCGTTCGCGTTCCAGCTCGTCCTCATCGGCACCGGTGGAGCCGTCCGCTTGACCGCTTCCGGTCTCGGTTGCCCCACCTGGCCTCGCTGCACGGACGACTCGTTCGTGAACACGCCGGAGATGGGGATCCACGGGATCATCGAGTTCGGCAACCGTCTGCTGACGTTCGTCCTGGCGATCATCGTGATCGCCGCGTTCCTCGCGGTCATCCGCATGCGTCGGCAGCGGCCGGACCTCTTCCGACTGACCCTGCTCCAGGGGCTGTCCATCCCGGCACAGGCCGTCCTCGGCGGGATCACCGTGCTCACCGGCCTGAACCCGTACGTGGTGGGGCTGCACTTCGTCATCTCGATCGTCCTGGTCGCCCTCGCGACGATGCTCGTCCACCGGGTCTACCGCGGGCCCCGTGGCGCGGTGAAGGTCATGCCCGGTTGGTACCTCGGCGTCGTCCACCTCACGAGCCTGTTCGTGGCTGTGACGGTCGTCTTCGGCATCCTCACCACGGGCTCGGGACCCCACGCCGGCGACAACTCCAAGAAGGTGCCCGCTCCGCGGAACGGCTTCGACCCGGAGTTCCTGCAGCACCTCCACAGCTGGCCCGCCTACGCGACGCTCGCGGGCACCGTCGTCCTCCTCATCGGGGCGATCGTGCTCGGCGCACGCCGAGGGTCGCGCGGCGTCCGCACCGCGGTCACCACACTCCTCGCGGTCGAAGTCGCGCAGATCGTCGTAGGACTCACCCAGGCGCGCCTCGGACTCCCCGAGGTGCTGGTCGGTCTCCACATGGTGCTCGCCGGACTCCTCGTCGCCGCGATGACCTGGGTCGTCCTGCAGCAGCGGATCCCGGTGCGGACGGCGTCGAACGACGAGCGTCCGGTCTCCCTCAGCGCCGCGCGCTGA
- a CDS encoding RNA helicase, with protein sequence MADAAERGRLIAATGESPDIVFDRFVSWAEAGGLSLYPAQEEALIGIVDGANVILSTPTGTGKSLVAAGAHFAALSSGRRSYYTAPIKALVSEKFFALVEMFGAENVGMVTGDSSVNADAPIVCCTAEIVANLALRHGTDAGIDQVVMDEFHFYADPDRGWAWQVPLLTLPDTQFILMSATLGDVGELAADLERRTGRETAVVTGVERPVPLHFSYATTPIHETVEDLLHTGQAPVYIVHFAQAAALERAQALTSLKVVTREQRDEIAAAIGDFRFSTAFGTTLSRLVRSGIGVHHAGMLPKYRRLVEQLAQRGLLRVICGTDTLGVGINVPIRTVLFTALTKYDGTKMRQVNAREFHQIAGRAGRAGYDTAGTVVVQAPEHETENLKLIEKAGDDPKKRRKIIRKKAPEGFVSWGEPSFQRLVSAEPETLTSHMQLTHAMMLSVIARGGDSFGTIRSLVFDNHEPRARRFALARRALEIYRTLRTAGVITQTTDPDTGEVVIGLTVELQPNFALNAPLSPFALAAFELLDPAEPGFALDVISVVESTLDDPRQIVMAQQHLARGEAVQAMKAEGIEYDQRMELLEQVTHPKPLAELLEAAFTSYTVAQPWALDLELRPKAVVRDFIERALNFSEFVSFYSLSRSEGLVLRYLSDAFRAIRQSVPDEFKDEELQDLIEWLGELVRQVDSSLLDEWEELSHPDPERHAEAVHALPPTPRSVLANRRAFTVLVRNELFRRVQLASLEHYDALGELDASAGFDADAWADAMDPYFEEHGELPTGAAARSPALLVIDDEDERPVGDAGGVWRVRQVFADPAGDHDWGIAAVIDLDASDETGTAVVRVTAVGML encoded by the coding sequence GTGGCTGACGCAGCGGAACGTGGCCGGCTGATCGCTGCGACGGGGGAGAGCCCCGACATCGTCTTCGACCGGTTCGTCTCCTGGGCCGAGGCCGGCGGTCTCAGCCTCTACCCGGCCCAGGAGGAGGCGCTCATCGGCATCGTCGACGGCGCCAACGTCATCCTGTCCACGCCCACGGGCACCGGGAAGAGCCTCGTCGCCGCAGGCGCGCACTTCGCCGCGTTGAGTTCCGGCCGACGCAGTTACTACACGGCCCCCATCAAGGCACTCGTCAGCGAGAAGTTCTTCGCCCTCGTCGAGATGTTCGGCGCGGAGAACGTCGGGATGGTCACCGGCGACTCCTCGGTGAACGCCGACGCGCCGATCGTCTGCTGCACCGCGGAGATCGTGGCCAACCTGGCGTTGCGACACGGCACCGATGCGGGCATCGACCAGGTCGTGATGGACGAGTTCCACTTCTACGCCGACCCGGATCGGGGTTGGGCCTGGCAGGTCCCGCTGCTCACGTTGCCGGACACCCAGTTCATCCTGATGTCCGCGACGCTCGGAGACGTCGGCGAACTCGCGGCCGACCTCGAGCGCCGCACCGGCCGCGAGACCGCCGTCGTGACGGGCGTCGAACGCCCCGTGCCGTTGCACTTCTCCTACGCGACGACGCCGATCCACGAAACGGTGGAGGATCTCCTCCACACCGGCCAGGCGCCCGTCTACATCGTGCACTTCGCCCAGGCGGCCGCGCTCGAGCGGGCGCAGGCGTTGACGAGCCTCAAGGTCGTCACGCGGGAGCAGCGCGACGAGATCGCCGCGGCCATCGGTGACTTCCGGTTCAGCACCGCGTTCGGCACGACCCTGTCCCGACTCGTCCGCAGCGGTATCGGCGTGCACCACGCCGGCATGCTGCCGAAGTACCGACGCCTCGTCGAGCAACTGGCGCAACGGGGCCTCCTCCGGGTCATCTGCGGGACCGACACCCTCGGGGTCGGGATCAACGTCCCGATCCGTACCGTCCTGTTCACCGCGCTCACGAAGTACGACGGCACGAAGATGCGGCAGGTGAACGCGAGGGAGTTCCACCAGATCGCCGGGCGAGCGGGTCGAGCGGGGTACGACACCGCAGGCACCGTGGTGGTGCAGGCACCCGAGCACGAGACCGAGAACCTCAAACTGATCGAGAAGGCGGGCGACGACCCGAAGAAGCGCCGCAAGATCATCCGCAAGAAGGCACCCGAAGGCTTCGTGTCATGGGGAGAGCCCAGTTTCCAACGGCTGGTCTCGGCCGAACCGGAGACGCTGACGAGCCACATGCAGCTCACCCACGCGATGATGCTCAGTGTCATCGCGCGTGGCGGTGACAGCTTCGGCACCATCCGTTCGCTCGTGTTCGACAACCACGAACCGCGCGCCAGACGCTTCGCCCTCGCCAGACGCGCGCTCGAGATCTATCGCACGCTGCGCACCGCCGGCGTGATCACCCAGACCACCGATCCCGACACGGGTGAGGTCGTCATCGGTCTCACGGTCGAGTTGCAGCCCAACTTCGCCCTCAACGCCCCACTCTCACCCTTCGCCCTCGCGGCGTTCGAGCTCCTCGACCCGGCGGAACCCGGCTTCGCACTCGACGTCATCTCGGTGGTGGAGTCGACCCTCGACGACCCCCGTCAGATCGTGATGGCCCAGCAGCACCTCGCCAGGGGCGAGGCCGTGCAGGCGATGAAGGCCGAGGGGATCGAGTACGACCAGCGCATGGAGCTCCTCGAACAGGTCACCCACCCGAAGCCACTCGCAGAGCTCCTCGAGGCGGCGTTCACGAGCTACACGGTGGCGCAGCCCTGGGCGCTCGACCTCGAATTGCGCCCGAAGGCGGTCGTCCGCGACTTCATCGAGCGGGCGCTGAACTTCAGCGAATTCGTGTCGTTCTACAGCCTGTCGAGGTCTGAGGGGCTCGTCCTGCGCTACCTGTCGGACGCCTTCCGGGCGATCCGCCAGAGTGTCCCGGACGAATTCAAGGACGAGGAACTCCAGGACCTCATCGAGTGGCTCGGCGAACTCGTCCGCCAGGTCGACTCGAGCTTGCTCGACGAGTGGGAGGAACTCTCCCACCCGGATCCGGAACGGCATGCCGAGGCCGTCCACGCACTCCCGCCGACACCGCGCAGCGTGCTCGCGAACCGGCGTGCGTTCACGGTCCTGGTCCGGAACGAACTCTTCCGCCGGGTCCAGCTCGCCTCCCTGGAGCACTACGACGCACTCGGCGAGCTCGACGCCTCTGCGGGATTCGACGCCGACGCCTGGGCCGATGCCATGGACCCCTACTTCGAGGAGCACGGCGAGTTGCCGACGGGAGCCGCGGCGCGGAGCCCTGCCCTCCTCGTGATCGACGACGAGGACGAACGCCCCGTCGGCGATGCCGGGGGAGTCTGGCGCGTGCGCCAGGTGTTCGCCGACCCGGCCGGTGACCACGACTGGGGGATCGCTGCCGTCATCGACCTCGACGCCTCCGACGAGACCGGCACGGCCGTGGTCCGCGTGACCGCCGTCGGGATGCTCTGA